The following proteins come from a genomic window of Ictidomys tridecemlineatus isolate mIctTri1 chromosome 9, mIctTri1.hap1, whole genome shotgun sequence:
- the LOC144366850 gene encoding adherens junction-associated protein 1-like produces MSIHWPGRSLGSHAWILIAMLQLAVDFPSCESLGPGPEFHLLPRPPQRPPRLWSLRSGQPSRLPAPVWSPRAPRAERAHGQMPRARRAHRPRDQVASLVPRGGLAKPPAAAKSSPSLTSSSSSSSSAVAGGAPEHQSLLRRGKRHVQDTGLSGFDFRGSRPTTETEFIAWGPTGDEEAPEANTFPGVFGPTTVPILQTRKTTVATTTIAATTATSISLQTEGVTASPDPRRRIPAGASTTEPSPRPSNNGKDSKPPPDSGGDLRGHPCPKPPGVACLVTCSWKGANGHAPAKDAPPSPCSR; encoded by the exons ATGTCCATCCACTGGCCGGGCCGCTCCCTTGGAAGCCATGCTTGGATCCTGATAGCCATGCTGCAGCTTGCTGTGGATTTCCCGTCCTGTGAGTCCCTGGGCCCAGGCCCCGAGTTCCACCTCCTGCCCCGACCACCGCAGAGGCCCCCGCGGCTGTGGAGCCTGAGGAGTGGACAGCCGTCTCGGCTCCCTGCCCCTGTGTGGAGCCCTCGGGCGCCCCGGGCGGAGCGGGCCCATGGGCAGATGCCCCGTGCCAGGAGAGCCCACAGGCCCAGAGACCAGGTGGCCTCCCTCGTGCCCAGAGGGGGTCTCGCCAAGCCCCCAGCTGCTGCCAAATCCAGCCCGtccctcacttcctcctcctcgtcctcatCCTCCGCGGTGGCCGGAGGGGCCCCCGAGCACCAGAGTCTCCTGCGGCGGGGGAAGAGGCACGTGCAGGACACTGGTCTCAGTGGCTTCGACTTCAGGGGCAGCAGGCCCACGACAGAGACAGAGTTCATCGCCTGGGGGCCCACGGGGGACGAGGAGGCCCCGGAGGCCAACACTTTCCCAGGCGTGTTTGGCCCCACCACGGTCCCCATCTTACAAACACGGAAGACGACTGTGGCCACCACCACCATCGCTGCCACCACGGCCACCTCCATCTCGCTGCAGACCGAGGGGGTCACTGCCTCCCCGGATCCCCGGAGAAGGATCCCCGCTGGGGCTAGCACAACGGAGCCTTCTCCCAGGCCCAGCAACAATGGGAAAGACAGCAAGCCCCCCCCGGATTCTGGGGGAGACCTCAG GGGTCACCCCTGTCCCAAGCCCCCAGGAGTGGCCTGCCTAGTGACGTGCAGTTGGAAAGGGGCCAACGGGCACGCTCCCGCAAAAGACGCACCGCCCTCACCTTGCAGCAGGTGA